The Arvicola amphibius chromosome 11, mArvAmp1.2, whole genome shotgun sequence genome has a segment encoding these proteins:
- the Fam205c gene encoding protein FAM205C: protein MLNPNFILWDVGYPIYKYGSIFIIALIIWHVKRSYQGLRLGPDKNCYKCYRRIKHRPRDRAPRAKRTSKEEAEKLQKLLTIMKSQGWLPQEGNVRRLLCSDPSCSICNAMALEIQQLLGYENKETCLTSLRPSRTFSSLEALASSKVFDKSSQDSRDISLASSLTPPPSTDQKSSTQSAAPSTGDANFRYYRADHRQKQEAQGAGSLSSSSVEEPGAPANQQKKKTTKLVLKNEAKPPEAEGDNKMTFFSHWVNPEVNCEQLEEPIVLCKSETEAKPKTAEPQRSPTPVRGHTEGANMKSTREDQKAKPLCAKNNI, encoded by the exons ATGTTGAACCCTAATTTTATTCTGTGGGATGTGGGATACCCAATATATAAGTATGGATCTATCTTCATTATTGCATTAATTATTTGGCATGTGAAAAGGAGCTACCAGGGATTAAGGTTGGGGCCTGACAAGAACTGTTACAAG TGTTATCGAAGAATCAAGCACAGGCCTAGAGATAGAGCACCAAGAG ctAAGAGAACGTCCAAGGAAGAAGCTGAGAAACTGCAGAAGTtgctcactatcatgaaaag CCAGGGCTGGCTTCCTCAGGAAGGAAATGTCCGGCGGCTCCTGTGCTCAGACCCTTCCTGCTCCATCTGCAATGCGATGGCTCTGGAAATTCAGCAGTTGCTGGGGTATGAGAACAAAGAGACCTGTCTGACTTCGCTGAGACCATCACGGACCTTTTCTAGCCTGGAGGCACTGGCTTCATCAAAAGTGTTTGACAAGAGTTCCCAAGACTCCAGAGACATTTCACTGGCATCCAGcctcacaccaccaccatcaacagaTCAGAAATCTTCAACTCAGTCAGCTGCCCCATCAACTGGTGATGCCAACTTCCGATATTACCGTGCTGATCATCGgcaaaagcaggaagcacagGGTGCAGGCTCTCTGTCTTCCTCAAGTGTGGAAGAACCCGGGGCTCCTGCAAACcagcaaaagaagaaaaccacGAAGCTTGTCTTGAAGAATGAAG CCA AACCCCCAGAAGCCGAAGGGGACAATAAGATGACGTTCTTTTCCCACTGGGTTAACCCTGAAGTTAACTGTGAACAGCTGGAGGAACCCATTGTCCTGTGTAAGTCTGAAACAGAGGCCAAACCCAAGACTGCAGAGCCCCAAAGGAGCCCGACTCCTGTCAGAGGCCACACGGAGGGAGCTAACATGAAGTCAACTAGAGAAGACCAGAAGGCCAAGCCTCTCTGTGCCAAGAATAACATTTGA